Proteins from one Chloroflexota bacterium genomic window:
- the frr gene encoding ribosome recycling factor, with translation MIKDLVREEEAKMKKAIDSLKHDLTTIRTGRASPALVEELAVEAYGATAPLIQLATISAPEARMLTIRPFDASTLTAIERAILKSDLGLTPANDGKIIRLPIPPLTEERRRDLVKRVHKRIEEAHIAIRNIRHHAMDDLKEMEKEKMISEDDHRRGREQLQEITDRFIAQANEVGKDKEKELMEV, from the coding sequence ATGATCAAGGACCTGGTACGCGAAGAAGAAGCCAAGATGAAGAAGGCGATCGACTCGCTCAAGCACGACCTCACGACGATTCGCACCGGCCGCGCGTCGCCGGCGCTGGTCGAGGAGCTGGCGGTCGAGGCGTACGGCGCGACCGCGCCGCTGATCCAACTGGCGACCATCTCCGCGCCCGAGGCGCGCATGCTGACGATCCGGCCGTTTGACGCCAGCACGTTGACGGCGATCGAGCGCGCGATCTTGAAGTCCGACCTCGGGCTGACGCCGGCCAACGATGGCAAGATCATCCGCCTGCCGATCCCGCCGCTGACTGAGGAGCGCCGCCGCGACCTCGTCAAGCGCGTGCACAAGCGCATCGAAGAGGCGCATATCGCCATCCGCAACATCCGACACCATGCGATGGACGACCTGAAGGAGATGGAGAAGGAAAAGATGATCTCCGAGGACGACCACCGCCGCGGCCGCGAGCAACTGCAGGAGATTACCGACCGCTTCATCGCGCAGGCCAATGAGGTCGGCAAGGACAAAGAAAAGGAACTGATGGAAGTCTAG